A single region of the Halorussus gelatinilyticus genome encodes:
- the gcvPA gene encoding aminomethyl-transferring glycine dehydrogenase subunit GcvPA encodes MSGRHESGDRGSPYAPHTADETAAMLDAVGADDVSELFDIPEAVAFDGEFDIEERTEREAERHVRGLLSRNDDLTEFLGRGHYEHYVPSLVDHLSLRSEFLTSYTQYQPEITQGFLQALFEYQSMLVELTGLDIVNASMYDHATALAEAALLAARVRSTDGDRVLVPDYLLANRRDVLENYTDGAGLSVETFATDDGNVDADALAEAIDDDAVMVYAENPTTRGTVEENLETVGDLADDHDALFCLGSDPVALSILQEPAAVGADVVVGDAATLGLPTAYGMGLGLFACRDDFVRQVPGRLVGASEDAADKRTYTLTLQTREQHIRKERATSNICTNQAWVALRTAIHAAYLGPDGLVNLANDCVRLADDLAERLDDVTGLQAPVHDRHHFREFVAHTDQPANAVVADLEAEGFAVHAVGDHEIQVCITDSNEHAADRLVAAFEEVA; translated from the coding sequence ATGAGCGGACGACACGAGTCTGGGGACCGGGGAAGCCCGTACGCGCCCCACACCGCCGACGAGACCGCGGCGATGCTCGACGCGGTCGGCGCGGACGACGTGAGCGAACTGTTCGATATCCCCGAAGCGGTCGCGTTCGACGGGGAGTTCGACATCGAGGAGCGAACCGAGCGGGAGGCCGAGCGCCACGTCCGGGGCCTTCTCTCGCGCAACGACGACCTGACCGAGTTCCTCGGGCGGGGCCACTACGAACACTACGTGCCCTCGCTGGTGGACCACCTCTCGCTCCGGTCGGAGTTCCTCACCTCCTACACCCAGTACCAGCCCGAGATTACGCAGGGGTTCCTGCAGGCCCTGTTCGAGTACCAGTCGATGCTCGTGGAGTTGACCGGTCTCGACATCGTCAACGCCTCGATGTACGACCACGCGACCGCCCTCGCGGAGGCCGCCCTGCTCGCGGCGCGCGTCCGTTCGACCGACGGCGACCGCGTGCTGGTGCCCGACTACCTGCTCGCGAATCGTCGGGACGTGCTGGAAAACTACACCGACGGCGCGGGCCTGTCGGTCGAGACGTTCGCCACCGACGACGGGAACGTGGACGCGGACGCGCTCGCCGAGGCCATCGACGACGACGCCGTGATGGTGTACGCCGAGAACCCCACCACGCGCGGGACCGTCGAGGAGAACCTCGAAACCGTCGGCGACCTCGCCGACGACCACGACGCGCTGTTCTGCCTCGGCTCGGACCCCGTGGCGCTCTCGATTCTGCAGGAACCCGCCGCAGTCGGTGCCGACGTGGTGGTCGGCGACGCCGCGACGCTCGGCCTGCCCACGGCCTACGGGATGGGTCTGGGCCTGTTCGCCTGCCGCGACGATTTCGTCCGGCAGGTGCCGGGCCGTCTCGTCGGCGCGAGCGAGGACGCCGCCGACAAGCGCACCTACACGCTGACGCTCCAGACGCGCGAACAACACATCCGCAAGGAGCGAGCCACGAGCAACATCTGCACGAATCAGGCGTGGGTCGCGCTCCGGACCGCCATTCACGCGGCCTACCTCGGTCCCGACGGACTCGTGAATCTGGCCAACGACTGCGTACGACTCGCCGACGACCTCGCCGAGCGGTTGGACGACGTGACCGGCCTGCAAGCGCCGGTCCACGACCGCCACCACTTCCGTGAGTTCGTCGCCCACACCGACCAGCCCGCGAACGCGGTCGTCGCGGACTTGGAGGCCGAGGGGTTCGCGGTCCACGCGGTCGGCGACCACGAGATACAGGTCTGTATCACTGACAGCAACGAACACGCCGCCGACCGACTGGTCGCGGCATTCGAGGAGGTGGCCTGA
- the gcvPB gene encoding aminomethyl-transferring glycine dehydrogenase subunit GcvPB yields the protein MNYDQARWTDGETKRGEDADGQYEPLLSEKNSEEVEVESPLPDELTRDSVELPDLEEPQLARHYTRLSQMNYGVESGPYPLGSCTMKYNPKFTEDVAALPSAGVHHDRSDRSLQGTLGLMAGLQEYLADIGGMDAVSLQPPAGAAGEFTGILVAKAFHEHNGEGDQRDEIIVPDSAHGTNFASAALAGYDVVELPSGDDGRVDLEALEAAASDRTALFMLTNPNTLGLFERDIEEIADIVHDAGGLLYYDGANLNALLGQARPGDMGFDIMHYNVHKTFATPHGGGGPGAGPVGVVSDLAEFLPAPRVRETEDGEAEYERFDPENTVGKVHGFEGNWLVLVKAYAYIARLGDDGLSDAAEKAVLNANYLASQIEYEVPFEPFHHEFVASAGDQDAADVAKRMLDYGVHPPTTKWPEIVSEALMTEPTEIESKDTLDQLADAFDRVAAEDDETLANAPNRTTARRIDQTSAARDLRLSWQSLDGDEE from the coding sequence ATGAACTACGACCAAGCGCGCTGGACGGACGGAGAGACGAAGCGCGGAGAGGACGCGGACGGACAGTACGAACCGCTCCTCTCGGAGAAGAACAGCGAGGAGGTCGAGGTCGAGTCGCCCCTGCCCGACGAGTTGACCCGCGACAGCGTCGAACTCCCCGACCTCGAAGAGCCGCAGCTCGCGCGCCACTACACCCGGCTCTCGCAGATGAACTACGGCGTCGAGTCCGGGCCGTACCCCCTCGGAAGCTGTACGATGAAGTACAACCCGAAGTTCACCGAGGACGTGGCCGCGCTCCCGAGCGCGGGAGTCCACCACGACCGCTCGGACCGGAGCCTGCAGGGCACCCTCGGCCTGATGGCCGGACTCCAAGAGTACCTCGCGGACATCGGCGGGATGGATGCCGTGAGCCTCCAACCCCCGGCAGGCGCGGCCGGGGAGTTCACCGGCATCCTCGTCGCCAAGGCGTTCCACGAACACAACGGCGAGGGCGACCAGCGCGACGAGATTATCGTCCCGGACAGCGCCCACGGCACCAACTTCGCCAGCGCGGCGCTCGCTGGCTACGACGTCGTCGAGTTGCCCTCGGGCGACGACGGCCGCGTCGATTTGGAGGCGCTGGAAGCCGCCGCGAGCGACCGGACCGCGCTGTTCATGCTCACGAACCCGAACACGCTGGGTCTCTTCGAGCGCGACATCGAGGAGATAGCCGACATCGTCCACGACGCGGGTGGCCTGCTCTACTACGACGGCGCGAACCTCAACGCCCTGCTCGGGCAGGCCCGGCCGGGCGACATGGGCTTCGACATCATGCACTACAACGTCCACAAGACGTTCGCCACGCCCCACGGCGGCGGCGGTCCCGGAGCTGGCCCGGTCGGCGTCGTCTCGGACCTCGCGGAGTTCCTGCCCGCGCCGCGCGTCCGTGAAACCGAGGACGGCGAAGCCGAGTACGAGCGCTTCGACCCCGAGAACACGGTCGGGAAGGTCCACGGCTTCGAGGGCAACTGGCTCGTGCTGGTGAAGGCCTACGCCTACATCGCGCGACTCGGCGACGACGGCCTGTCGGACGCCGCGGAGAAGGCGGTGCTGAACGCCAACTACCTCGCCAGCCAGATAGAGTACGAGGTGCCCTTCGAGCCGTTCCACCACGAGTTCGTCGCGTCGGCGGGCGACCAAGACGCCGCGGACGTGGCCAAGCGCATGCTCGACTACGGCGTCCACCCGCCGACGACGAAGTGGCCCGAAATCGTCTCGGAGGCGCTGATGACCGAACCGACCGAAATCGAGAGCAAGGACACCTTGGACCAACTCGCCGACGCCTTCGACCGGGTCGCCGCGGAGGACGACGAGACGCTGGCGAACGCGCCGAATCGGACCACCGCCCGGCGCATCGACCAAACCAGCGCCGCGCGCGACCTCCGACTCTCGTGGCAGTCGCTCGACGGCGACGAAGAGTAA
- a CDS encoding response regulator gives MAPTLLIVDDSDFQRTMVRQAVEDDFEVVAEAANGAEAVEQYRSHRPDAVTMDIMMPEMDGVEATSQIKGSNDPPVVVMVTSVDQQSKMKQAVKAGADGYVTKPFEPEDVKAELGSVL, from the coding sequence ATGGCACCTACCTTGCTAATCGTGGACGACAGCGACTTCCAGCGCACGATGGTCCGGCAGGCGGTCGAGGACGACTTCGAGGTCGTCGCGGAAGCCGCGAACGGCGCCGAGGCGGTCGAGCAGTACCGGAGTCATCGCCCCGACGCGGTCACGATGGACATCATGATGCCCGAGATGGACGGCGTGGAGGCCACCTCTCAGATAAAGGGGAGCAACGACCCGCCGGTCGTCGTGATGGTGACGAGCGTGGACCAGCAGAGCAAGATGAAGCAGGCGGTCAAAGCCGGCGCGGACGGCTACGTGACGAAGCCGTTCGAGCCGGAAGACGTGAAGGCCGAACTCGGGTCAGTCCTCTGA
- a CDS encoding class I SAM-dependent methyltransferase, which produces MRELSLDDLPNHSPWPARLLDGGNGETDEQEAEYGGTGVSDYDEVYANLLGLVEANPETEFRELQRSANHYAEESPVAISRAGDLFLVDVDEKQELQDEALVASLAGALDGGETVVSLGCGWGYELGVLAEAYPNCEFVGGDPAENGVALGRELFGDRDRIRVEPFDFRDDEWDLLEDVLAERDADDVVLFTQGSLTALPSVRDVVRETLTKYADRVREGVHLEHVYELHSEESLLGLLRRAYTERRNYNDDLLASLQVAEGVEVTSATYDVVGGNPLHPLSEIRWESA; this is translated from the coding sequence ATGCGCGAACTCTCCCTCGACGACCTGCCGAACCACTCGCCGTGGCCCGCGCGACTCCTCGACGGCGGGAACGGCGAGACGGACGAGCAGGAGGCCGAATACGGCGGGACCGGCGTGTCGGACTACGACGAGGTGTACGCCAACCTGCTCGGACTGGTCGAAGCCAACCCCGAGACGGAGTTCCGGGAGCTACAGCGGTCGGCGAACCACTACGCCGAGGAGAGTCCGGTGGCCATCTCGCGTGCCGGGGACCTCTTTCTCGTGGACGTGGACGAGAAACAGGAGCTACAGGACGAGGCGCTGGTCGCGTCGCTCGCCGGAGCCCTCGACGGCGGCGAGACGGTCGTCTCGCTGGGGTGTGGCTGGGGGTACGAACTCGGCGTCCTCGCCGAGGCGTACCCGAACTGCGAGTTCGTCGGGGGCGACCCCGCCGAGAACGGCGTCGCGCTCGGCCGGGAGCTGTTCGGCGACCGCGACCGAATCCGAGTCGAACCCTTCGACTTCCGAGACGACGAGTGGGACCTGCTGGAGGACGTACTGGCCGAGCGCGACGCCGACGACGTGGTGCTGTTCACGCAGGGGTCGCTGACCGCGCTCCCGAGCGTTCGGGACGTCGTGCGCGAGACGCTGACGAAGTACGCCGACCGCGTTCGGGAGGGTGTCCACCTCGAACACGTCTACGAACTCCACTCCGAGGAGTCGCTTCTGGGGCTTCTCCGGCGGGCGTACACCGAGCGCCGGAACTACAACGACGACCTGTTGGCGTCGTTGCAGGTCGCCGAGGGAGTCGAGGTGACGAGCGCGACCTACGACGTGGTCGGCGGGAACCCGCTCCATCCGCTGTCGGAGATTCGGTGGGAGAGCGCGTGA
- a CDS encoding cation:proton antiporter, with product MVAETGIAAELIDLLSVFVIAAGVGVFVAKVGRFPYTIALLLAGLAVSVLGITIDIELSHDLILLVFLPPLLFEGAATTDLERFRTNLWHILVLAVVGLILAILLLGVVGHFVFGFPLLVALLFAAMVLPTDPVSVLALFEELGAPERLSVLVEGESLVNDGVGVVIFSTLFALVVRSTETGTELAQLVTTDTIVAASTDIVVASAGGAVVGLVAGLAVYQVMYRLDEHTTEIVLTLVLAYGSFLLAEHTLSGVIGDYYFSGVIATVTAGLLIGNRGAEYAMSAQTKISVFNTWDTAAFLVNTLIFLLIGAKTPINQMLAHGKLILLAIPLVLLARAAVVYPITTLVNRFVPKGVPLEYQHVMVWGGLHASIPIALVLGLPPNFPLRDELRAMVFGVAAFSLVVQGLTMGNVMDALDIVTRSDAEELYELLVGRARAVDAALQSAKQLHDAGELSPSVYEDFRTEYEREKEDLNEAISQLLENNPELRREELLVGERRVLKQEKSALMDAMRTGVVSDDVGRRLIEEIDLKLDRVESGESTVTDRPEEGYEEFWRSRVREFGLESRLEAQEATDD from the coding sequence ATGGTTGCCGAAACCGGAATCGCGGCCGAACTCATCGACCTTCTGTCGGTGTTCGTCATCGCGGCAGGCGTCGGCGTCTTCGTCGCCAAGGTAGGTCGATTTCCCTACACGATTGCGCTCCTGCTCGCCGGACTCGCAGTGTCGGTTCTCGGAATCACTATCGACATCGAACTCTCTCACGACCTCATCTTGCTCGTGTTCCTCCCGCCGTTGCTGTTCGAGGGCGCGGCGACGACCGACCTCGAACGGTTCCGGACGAACCTCTGGCACATCCTCGTGTTGGCGGTCGTGGGGCTGATACTGGCGATTCTGTTGCTCGGGGTGGTCGGCCACTTCGTCTTCGGGTTCCCCCTCCTGGTGGCGCTGCTGTTCGCGGCGATGGTTCTGCCGACCGACCCCGTGTCGGTGCTGGCGCTGTTCGAGGAGTTGGGCGCGCCCGAGCGCCTCTCGGTCCTCGTGGAGGGCGAGAGTCTGGTCAACGACGGCGTGGGCGTCGTCATCTTCTCGACGCTGTTCGCGCTGGTTGTCCGGTCCACCGAGACCGGGACCGAACTCGCGCAACTGGTCACGACCGACACCATCGTCGCGGCCTCGACGGACATCGTAGTCGCCAGCGCGGGCGGGGCCGTCGTCGGACTGGTCGCGGGACTGGCGGTGTATCAGGTGATGTACCGCCTCGACGAGCACACGACCGAAATCGTGCTGACGCTGGTGCTGGCCTACGGGAGCTTCCTGCTGGCCGAACACACCCTGAGCGGCGTCATCGGCGACTACTACTTCAGCGGCGTCATCGCCACGGTGACCGCGGGCCTGCTCATCGGAAACCGCGGCGCGGAGTACGCGATGAGCGCCCAGACTAAAATCTCGGTGTTCAACACGTGGGACACCGCGGCGTTCCTCGTCAACACGCTCATCTTCCTGCTCATCGGCGCGAAGACGCCCATCAACCAGATGCTCGCGCACGGTAAACTCATCCTGCTGGCCATCCCGCTGGTCCTGCTGGCGCGCGCGGCGGTGGTCTACCCCATCACGACGCTGGTCAACCGGTTCGTGCCGAAAGGGGTGCCGCTCGAATACCAGCACGTGATGGTGTGGGGCGGGCTTCACGCCTCGATTCCCATCGCGCTGGTGCTGGGTCTGCCGCCCAACTTCCCGCTCCGCGACGAATTGCGCGCGATGGTGTTCGGCGTCGCGGCGTTCAGCCTCGTCGTGCAGGGCCTGACGATGGGCAACGTGATGGACGCGCTCGACATCGTGACGCGCTCGGACGCCGAGGAGCTGTACGAATTGCTGGTGGGCCGTGCCCGAGCGGTGGACGCGGCGCTCCAATCGGCCAAGCAACTCCACGACGCGGGCGAACTCTCCCCGAGCGTCTACGAGGACTTCCGCACCGAGTACGAGCGCGAGAAGGAGGACCTGAACGAAGCCATCTCGCAACTGCTGGAGAACAATCCGGAACTTCGGCGCGAGGAACTGCTCGTGGGCGAACGGCGCGTCCTCAAACAGGAGAAGAGCGCGCTGATGGACGCGATGCGAACCGGCGTGGTCAGCGACGACGTGGGGCGCCGCCTGATTGAGGAGATCGACCTGAAACTCGACCGCGTGGAATCGGGCGAGTCCACCGTGACCGACCGCCCGGAGGAGGGCTACGAGGAGTTCTGGCGCTCGCGCGTCCGAGAGTTCGGACTGGAGAGTCGGCTGGAAGCCCAGGAAGCGACCGACGACTGA
- a CDS encoding S8 family serine peptidase translates to MSDDSTQRFNRRTFLKATGAAGAAVAASGVTAATPGREPGPKKDEILVGVSAGRGDVEAQVSQHVPGNAEVVHSSKTLRYAAVKFPSKAPEHAKQNFIEAITKKDGIKYAEKNATHQAFATPNDPRFSDQYAPQQVESPAAWDEVSGYGDSGVTIAVVDTGAQYDHPDLEENYKSDPGKDFVDDDSDPRPPSPSDEKHGTHVSGCAAGVVNDSTGVAGQGNSSLINGRALGPNGGSTSDIADAIRWATDQGADIINMSLGGGGYSQTMKNAVQYAVNNGALPICAAGNDGSSSVSYPAGYSECMAISAVDSNEQLASFSQYGSKVDLCAPGVDVLSTVPTDSYAKFSGTSMATPVTSGVAGLTLAKHSSLGPSDLRSHLKATAKDIGLSSDKQGAGQVNALNAVTTQPGSGGGGDDGGSGDSTTSTASGTLSDSYDYDDYSYAWEYSSPSQVVVELSGPSGADFDLYVNTGTTSAATPSSYDYGSYTTDSQESITIDNPDTSTEMQIDVDSYSGSGDYTLTITEKK, encoded by the coding sequence ATGTCAGACGACAGCACGCAGCGATTCAATCGCCGTACGTTCCTCAAAGCAACCGGTGCCGCGGGTGCCGCAGTCGCCGCCAGCGGTGTCACCGCAGCGACCCCCGGCCGCGAGCCCGGCCCGAAGAAAGACGAGATTCTCGTCGGCGTCTCCGCCGGTCGCGGCGACGTCGAGGCGCAGGTCTCCCAGCACGTCCCCGGAAACGCGGAGGTCGTCCACTCCAGCAAGACGCTCCGCTACGCCGCCGTGAAGTTCCCGAGCAAGGCCCCCGAACACGCCAAGCAGAACTTCATCGAGGCCATCACCAAGAAGGACGGCATCAAGTACGCCGAGAAGAACGCGACCCACCAAGCGTTCGCCACGCCGAACGACCCGCGCTTCAGCGACCAGTACGCGCCCCAGCAGGTCGAGTCCCCCGCCGCGTGGGACGAGGTCAGCGGCTACGGTGACTCCGGCGTCACCATCGCCGTCGTGGACACGGGTGCCCAGTACGACCACCCCGACCTCGAAGAGAACTACAAGTCCGACCCCGGCAAGGACTTCGTGGACGACGACTCGGACCCGCGACCCCCGAGCCCGTCGGACGAGAAGCACGGTACCCACGTCTCCGGCTGTGCGGCCGGCGTGGTCAACGACAGCACGGGCGTCGCCGGACAGGGTAACTCCTCGCTCATCAACGGCCGCGCGCTCGGCCCGAACGGCGGTTCGACCTCCGACATCGCCGACGCCATCCGCTGGGCGACCGACCAGGGCGCGGACATTATCAACATGTCCCTCGGTGGCGGCGGCTACAGCCAGACGATGAAGAACGCCGTCCAGTACGCGGTCAACAACGGCGCGCTCCCCATCTGTGCGGCCGGTAACGACGGCTCCAGCTCCGTCTCCTACCCGGCGGGCTACAGCGAGTGTATGGCCATCTCCGCGGTCGACTCCAACGAGCAGTTGGCCTCGTTCTCGCAGTACGGCAGCAAGGTGGACCTCTGTGCGCCCGGCGTGGACGTCCTCTCGACGGTTCCGACCGACAGCTACGCGAAGTTCAGCGGTACCTCGATGGCGACCCCCGTCACGTCCGGCGTCGCCGGTCTGACCCTCGCCAAGCACAGCTCCCTCGGACCGAGCGACCTCCGCAGCCACCTCAAGGCCACCGCGAAGGACATCGGTCTCTCGTCGGACAAGCAGGGCGCAGGTCAGGTCAACGCCCTCAACGCGGTCACCACCCAGCCCGGCAGCGGCGGTGGCGGCGACGACGGCGGCAGCGGTGACTCCACTACCAGCACGGCCTCGGGCACCCTCAGCGACTCCTACGACTACGACGACTACTCCTACGCGTGGGAGTACAGCAGTCCGAGCCAGGTCGTCGTCGAGCTCTCCGGCCCGTCGGGTGCCGACTTCGACCTCTACGTCAACACCGGCACCACCTCGGCCGCGACCCCGAGCAGCTACGACTACGGCTCCTACACCACGGACAGTCAGGAGTCCATCACCATCGACAACCCCGACACGTCCACCGAGATGCAGATCGACGTGGACTCCTACAGCGGGTCGGGCGACTACACGCTGACCATCACCGAGAAGAAGTAA
- a CDS encoding NYN domain-containing protein, whose product MQPLRSLLGGETTTVALFVDGPNVLREEFDVDLDDVRASAEDLGRLAATRLYLDEHASPGLIQAAEARGFEVTVTSGDVDVKLAVDATEFALSDGLDVLAVASRDTDFKPVLEKAAHNGVRTVAIAPGEYGRSDALRNAAHDARVVDPDGNADESNDSDASDD is encoded by the coding sequence ATGCAACCGTTGCGTTCGCTCCTCGGCGGGGAGACGACGACCGTCGCGCTGTTCGTGGACGGGCCGAACGTCCTGCGCGAGGAGTTCGACGTGGACTTAGACGACGTGCGAGCGTCGGCCGAGGACCTCGGCCGACTCGCGGCGACCCGACTGTATCTGGACGAACACGCGAGTCCCGGCCTGATTCAGGCCGCCGAGGCCCGCGGGTTCGAGGTGACGGTCACCTCCGGCGACGTGGACGTGAAACTCGCCGTGGACGCCACGGAGTTCGCGCTCTCCGACGGCCTCGACGTGCTGGCCGTCGCCTCGCGCGACACCGACTTCAAGCCCGTGCTGGAGAAGGCGGCCCACAACGGCGTCCGAACGGTCGCCATCGCGCCGGGCGAGTACGGCCGGTCGGACGCGCTCCGGAACGCGGCCCACGACGCGCGGGTCGTGGACCCCGACGGCAACGCCGACGAGTCGAACGACTCGGACGCTTCCGACGACTGA
- a CDS encoding TatD family hydrolase, whose translation MDDLGTPVLDDHLHLDPDHGRGIEAVKDFARSGGTHLLVVNKPSWLLGVEPETGEEFRPVFETTLDVVARADEILPGRAWPVLGVHPGLVSKLVDDRGFDPAEARDLMQAGLDLAAEYVADGDAVALKTGRPHYDTTDAVWEASNEVLRHGLALGAENDCAVQLHTEASEDLTEVAEWAEERGLDPHRVVKHYAGGRLAGPTPSVMSEKDRLEVAAERGDPFLMETDFVDDPDRPGAVMGPKTVPRRVRWMREVGYDDAIRNAHVETPEAVYGLDTEATLDR comes from the coding sequence ATGGACGACCTCGGCACGCCGGTACTCGACGACCACCTGCATCTGGACCCCGACCACGGCCGGGGTATCGAGGCCGTGAAGGACTTCGCGCGGAGCGGCGGTACCCACCTGCTGGTGGTGAACAAGCCCTCGTGGTTGCTCGGCGTCGAACCCGAGACTGGCGAGGAGTTTCGCCCGGTCTTCGAGACGACGCTCGACGTGGTGGCGCGCGCCGACGAGATACTGCCCGGTCGCGCGTGGCCCGTTCTCGGGGTCCACCCCGGACTCGTCTCGAAACTGGTGGACGACCGCGGCTTCGACCCCGCGGAGGCCCGCGACCTGATGCAGGCGGGGTTGGACCTCGCCGCGGAGTACGTCGCCGACGGGGACGCGGTCGCGCTCAAGACCGGCCGTCCGCACTACGACACCACCGACGCGGTGTGGGAGGCCTCGAACGAGGTCCTTCGGCACGGACTCGCACTCGGCGCGGAGAACGATTGTGCGGTCCAGCTCCACACCGAGGCCAGCGAGGACCTGACCGAGGTCGCGGAGTGGGCCGAGGAGCGGGGTCTCGACCCCCACCGCGTCGTCAAGCACTACGCCGGCGGCCGGTTGGCCGGACCGACCCCGAGCGTGATGAGCGAGAAGGACCGCCTCGAAGTCGCGGCCGAGCGCGGCGACCCCTTCCTGATGGAGACCGATTTCGTGGACGACCCCGACCGCCCCGGCGCGGTCATGGGACCGAAGACGGTGCCCCGGCGCGTCCGCTGGATGCGCGAGGTTGGTTACGACGACGCGATTCGGAACGCGCACGTCGAGACGCCCGAAGCGGTCTACGGACTCGACACCGAGGCGACGCTCGACCGGTGA
- a CDS encoding DUF2150 family protein has protein sequence MSAPPEEFYSDERWQNWLDRIREEDIDPENEDSARLLLNLQDDVAIAVAKIVTAYDDGDIDEEEALDELSDIREVVLEEVEFDNDEKAMLIDGVQTSLVCVFYSADQYVAEGPTDEASVEEYVLEAGRAEEGEDLDSALGLVAAAGTRIIDGEELNMEVTEDLEYGLVTEWVNGLDSLQSAMSDPEVVEEEDEE, from the coding sequence ATGAGCGCGCCTCCGGAGGAATTCTACTCCGACGAACGCTGGCAGAACTGGCTCGACCGCATCCGGGAGGAGGACATCGACCCGGAGAACGAAGACTCCGCCCGCCTGCTCCTCAACTTGCAGGACGACGTGGCCATCGCAGTGGCCAAGATCGTCACCGCCTACGACGACGGCGACATCGACGAGGAGGAGGCACTGGACGAACTGAGCGACATCCGCGAGGTCGTCCTCGAAGAGGTCGAGTTCGACAACGACGAGAAAGCCATGCTCATCGACGGGGTCCAGACGAGTCTGGTCTGCGTCTTCTACTCGGCCGACCAGTACGTCGCCGAGGGTCCCACCGACGAAGCGAGCGTCGAGGAGTACGTCTTGGAGGCCGGACGCGCCGAGGAGGGCGAGGACTTGGACTCGGCGCTCGGTCTCGTCGCGGCCGCCGGAACGCGCATCATCGACGGCGAGGAGCTGAACATGGAGGTCACCGAGGACCTCGAATACGGTCTCGTCACCGAGTGGGTCAACGGACTCGACAGCCTCCAGAGCGCGATGAGCGACCCCGAAGTGGTCGAAGAAGAAGACGAAGAATAG
- the hmgB gene encoding hydroxymethylglutaryl-CoA synthase: MTAVGIDAIEIWTGKLKLDLAETFAPEKGEDPEKYTKGLGLHASSFPDAHEDIVTMGANAAKRLMERKGLEPEDIGRIDVATESAFDNSKPVSTYIAGCLEQVYDGDFHHANKGERKFACIAGTQSLDDAYNWIKAGRNRGRAALVVATDTALYARGDPGEATQGAGAVAMLIDEDPNLVELSTEQGYGSADETDFLKPNQQFPSVDGKRSMQVYLARMREALEDFESVSGDTHPDDFAYIPFHTPFPGMVRKAGLLGYRHMIRDTPVEEELAEEIGFQPREENFEDRESYEEAIRDHMDDLSSTEAYRDWYAATVEPTLSISREVGNWYTGSVHIARASALKTAAEEGIDLTGQKLLVGSYGSGAQAEIHAETVADEWEDEIEALNIDDQNDARYDLDFEEYEKVHDRHNHDKTIEMEDFTVPDGEFVFTGRGRMNERLYDYVDN, translated from the coding sequence ATGACAGCCGTCGGTATCGACGCCATCGAAATCTGGACGGGGAAGCTCAAACTCGACCTCGCGGAGACGTTCGCGCCCGAGAAGGGCGAGGACCCCGAGAAGTACACCAAAGGACTCGGCCTGCACGCCAGTTCGTTCCCGGACGCACACGAGGACATCGTGACGATGGGCGCGAACGCCGCCAAACGCCTGATGGAGCGGAAGGGTCTCGAACCCGAGGACATCGGTCGCATCGACGTGGCGACCGAGAGCGCGTTCGACAACTCCAAGCCCGTCTCGACGTACATCGCGGGCTGTCTCGAACAGGTCTACGACGGCGACTTCCACCACGCCAACAAGGGCGAGCGCAAGTTCGCCTGCATCGCCGGGACCCAGAGTCTCGACGATGCCTACAACTGGATAAAGGCCGGACGGAATCGCGGCCGGGCCGCGCTCGTCGTCGCCACCGACACCGCGCTCTACGCCCGCGGCGACCCCGGCGAGGCGACGCAGGGCGCGGGCGCGGTCGCCATGCTCATCGACGAGGACCCCAACCTCGTGGAACTCTCGACCGAACAGGGCTACGGGTCGGCCGACGAGACCGACTTCCTCAAGCCCAACCAGCAGTTCCCGAGCGTCGACGGCAAGCGCTCGATGCAGGTGTATCTGGCCCGGATGCGCGAGGCGCTGGAGGACTTCGAGAGCGTCTCGGGCGACACCCACCCCGACGACTTCGCGTACATCCCGTTCCACACGCCGTTCCCCGGCATGGTCCGGAAGGCGGGGCTGCTGGGCTACCGGCACATGATTCGGGACACGCCCGTCGAGGAGGAACTCGCCGAGGAGATCGGCTTCCAGCCCCGCGAGGAGAACTTCGAGGACCGCGAGAGCTACGAGGAGGCCATCCGCGACCACATGGACGACCTGAGTTCGACCGAGGCGTACCGCGACTGGTACGCCGCCACTGTCGAACCGACCCTCTCCATCTCGCGGGAGGTCGGCAACTGGTACACCGGGTCGGTCCACATCGCCCGCGCCAGCGCGCTCAAGACCGCCGCCGAGGAGGGCATCGACCTCACCGGCCAGAAACTACTGGTCGGCTCGTACGGCTCGGGCGCGCAGGCCGAAATCCACGCCGAGACGGTCGCCGACGAGTGGGAAGACGAAATCGAGGCGCTCAACATCGACGACCAGAACGACGCTCGTTACGACCTCGACTTCGAGGAGTACGAGAAGGTCCACGACCGGCACAACCACGACAAGACCATCGAGATGGAGGACTTCACGGTGCCGGACGGCGAGTTCGTCTTCACGGGTCGCGGTCGGATGAACGAGCGACTCTACGACTACGTGGACAACTAA